A stretch of DNA from Nitrospirae bacterium CG2_30_53_67:
GCGTCGCCTGAAGGCAGAACTTTATAAGATTCTCCTGCCGGCGGTCGGTAAGGAGCGGATGGTGGATTTGGCTGATCGAATCCTCAAACTTCCGAGGAAATGAAGATGTCCAGAAAGACGAGTTTCAACAAGGCTACGGCTTTGAAAGAGAATGTGGGGAAGTGGGCAACTCGAATCGGTGTGCATCCGAATCGTGTTCAAATCCAGCGTATGACAAAAAAGTGGGCTTCCTGCTCGACGGGTGGGCGGATCTGCTTCAGCACAGATCTATTGAAGGAAGATAGAGCTTTCCAGGAGGTTGTTATCGTCCATGAACTTCTTCATCTCCGTGTACCTAACCATGGAAAACTATTTAAGAGTATGATGAATGCGTATCTGCCCCACTGGGAAACAGCAGTAAATGGGCGTGTGGCTCGCATGTGCGGCTATTGAATCCTTTTATTGATTCGATAGAGTTTCGGGAATGAAGACAGCAAGCACAAAATCGGGCCGCACTTTATAACGCCCTGCAGACCAGGCCCTTGAGGTAGCTTCCTTCCGGGAAACTGAGCAGCGTGGGGTGGTCGGGAGCCTGGGTGAGCCTTTGGATAATCTGGGCCTCCCGCCCTGCGTCCAATGCCGCTCCGGCCACAATCTTCTGGAACAGATCCGGCGCCAAGAGTCCTGAGCAGGAGAAGGTGAAGAGCACGCCGTTTGGTCTTAGCAGTTTGAATGCCAGCAGGTTGATGTCCTTGTATCCGCGGCCTGCGCGCTCGATCTGGCTTAGGGACTCGGCAAACTTCGGCGGGTCCAGGACGATGAGATCGAACTCACGGCGTGAATCGCGGTATTGCCGCAGGACCTGGAACACGTCCCCGGCTACATTCTCAACTTGAGCAGCATTCAGACCATTCAGCTCGACGTTTCTCATGGCCAATGTCAGGGCATCGGAGGAGGACTCGACATTGGTCACCCGGGCCGCGCCGCCCTTGAGTGCGCATACACCGAACCCTCCGGTATAGGCGAATCCGTTCAGGACCTCCCTGCCCCTGGCATATTCGGCTGCCAAGGCGCGGTTGTCACGCTGGTCAAGGTAAAAGCCTGTTTTATGGCCGTGCAGGATATCCACCAGGAAGCGGCACTCCCCCTCCTGAATCTCGATCAGGTCGGGCGGCGCATCCCCTGCGAGGACCCCTGTGGATCGAGGCAGACCTTCCTTCTCCCGGACATCGAGATCCGAACGCTCGTAGATGCCTGCACAGGGGATCAGATCCTTGATCTGGGCAACGATCTCCTGCTTCCAGTATTCTGAGCCTGCGGCCATGAACTGGCAGACCAGGAAATTGCCGTAGCGGTCCACAATCAGCCCGGGCAGGCCGTCGGATTCCGAGTGGACCAGCCGGACCGCAGTCAGGTCTTTGGATTCTGTCAGGGTACGCCGGTAGGCGATGGCCCGCTTCAGCCGTTCACGGAAAAAAGCAGGCGTTATCTCTTCATCCGGATTAAACGTCCAGACGCGGACCGTGATCTGGGATCGGGGGGAATAGGCGCCCCGGGCAAGCCTGGTGCGTTCCTGAGCCAGGATTTCCACGGTTTCTCCGGATTTGGGCGAGCCTTCAACCGCTGCAATGGCGCCGGAGAAGATCCACGGATGGCGGCGGCGCAGGGCTTTTTCACGCCCGGATTTAAGAATGACCGAAGCCATGCCCATTCAGACACCCATTGAAAGATCCGATAGAAAAACCGTGACCTCCGGGATACTATAATAAGGGATGATTTGAAATCAAGGGTTAAACGAATTGCCCTGCACAGTAGCCTGAGGACCAGGCCCACTGCAGGTTGAAACCCCCGAGGTCACCTGTGACATCGGTCACCTCTCCTATAAAATAGAGGCCTTTGACTTTTTTGGACTCCATGGTCTTAGAGGAGAGATCATGGGTATCGACGCCGCCCAGGGTGACTTCTGCGGTTTCATACCCTTCTGTGCCTTTGGGTTTGACCTCCCATCGATGCAGGATATTGGACAGATGCTTGAGTTCCTTGTCCGGAATCTGATTTATGGGCCGGTTTTTAATCCAGAGATCACAGATCCGCTGGGCAAGTCGGGCAGGGAGGCGTTCCGACAGGATTGTTTTGATAGTGGTCTTGGGCCTGAGGATCTTTTGTTCTCCGAGATGCTCATAGAGATCGAGGCCCGGAAGAAGGTCGATGACCAGGGTATCGCCTGATTTCCAGTAAGAGGATAGTTGCAGGATGGCCGGACCGCTCAACCCATGGTGTGTGAAGAGGAGGCTTTCCCGGGCCTCCCTTTTGTTGCATGTCACCATCACATCCATGGACAGGCCTGCGAACCCTTTGAAGCGGTCCGCATCCTCACGGCTGAATATCAGCGGCGCCAGGCCGGGCCTCGGTTCTACCATATTTAACCCAAACTGTCTGGCGATCCTGTGCCCCAGGTCCGAGGCGCCCAGTCCGGGATAGGATAACCCTCCGGCGGCCACGACCAGGGATTCGCACTCGAAGTCTCCGAGGCTGGATCGGACCTGGAAGAAACGGCCTTTTTTGATCCTTCGAATGCGGCATCCCAATCGGATGGTGACGCCGGCATCTTTGCATTCTTTCAGTAACATGGTCACAATCTCTCTTGCCGATTTATCGCAGAAGAGCTGCCCGGATGTTTTTTCATGGTAGTGTATGCCGTGTCGTTGGACCAGTGCCATGAAGTCGTGCTGGGTATACCGCGCCAAGGCGGACTTGCAGAAATGTTCGTTACCGGATAGATAGTGTTCCGCAGAGATGTTCAGGTTGGTAAAATTACAATGCCCGCCGCCGGAAATAAGGATTTTCTTCGCGGCCCTGTCTGCGTGGTCCAGACACAGGACATTTCGCCCCCGTTTGCCTGCTTCCATGGCGCACATGAGCCCTGCAGCGCCTGCGCCGATAATGATGACGTCAACATCTGTCATAGGATGACAGCAACTTATTAAGGTTCTCATCATAGAAACGACATCATATCGAATTCCACAAGCGTCCATGTTTCACCTGTCTGCCATAGCCTGTCTGCCGCGCTCGCGGCGCAGGCAGGCACAGGCAGGTAGGTGACGCCGCCGCTCTTCTTGTTGTGACGACGCAGATCCATGTCGCCATTATGCCAAGGTGTGCTCTCCGGTGCAAGGGGGTTTTCTGAACTAACTGGATTTAAAAAGCGGATCGTGTCTGCGACAAATTTATGGGTAAATATTTCTCTAAGAGCGTCATTCCCCGATCCCCCGATCAGGCCTGTCCTCCGATCCCCCGATCAAGCTTGCCCTCCGACTTGATCGGAGGGTCGGAAGGCAAGCTTGATCGGGGGATCGGAGGACAGGCATTTTTGCCGCACACCCAGAGGATCTCTTGCCCTTGACATTGCCCGCCGATCCACCTAAGATACCTTCCGCCCATCAAAAGGAGCTTCTATGATCCCCGCTGTTTCCATCGTGGCCCGGAGCGGCACGGGCAAAACCACTTTCCTGGAAAAACTCATCCCGGTCCTCACGGGCCGCGGCTACCGCGTGGGTGTGGTCAAACATGCCCACCACCGCATCGATATTGATCAGTCCGGCAAGGATTCATTCCGCCTGCGGAAGGCCGGAGCGGACGTGGTGATCATCAATGCCCCCAACCAGATGGCCCTGATCCGGCGACAAAGGCACGAACTCCCCCTCCGTGAGGTTCTCGATTATTTTCGTGACGTGGATTTGATATTGATTGAGGGGTATAAAGGAGAAGACCTTCCGAGAATCGAGATCTTCCGGACCGGGGCAGGGCGCCCCGAACCCTTCTTTATCAAGGGGATGTCTCCCTTTGCCCTGGTCACGGACGGATCGTTTCCCAAAACACCGTTCTCAGTCTTTACCATGGACAATGTCCAAGGGGTTGCCGACCTGATTGAAAAGGAATTTTTAATGTAAGTTCCTTGACAGAAGATCGTTTTTCTGTTTTCATACTTAACCATGAGAGACAAAACCGAGGGACATCTTCTATGAGCGATTTTTATCAGACCGGAGCGGTTGCGACCTTCCACCGCCTCGGCAAAAGCGACTTGGTGAGCCTGGAGTCAAAGCTGCTGGAAGCTTCGACAACCAGAGGGGTGACCCTGGTTCTTCCTTCTCTTTTTTCCGAAATTAAAGGAGAGGCGCTCAAAGAAATTTTAAGTGAGCTCTCGAAAGTCGAATATATCAGGGAAATCGTGGTTACGCTCGGTCCTGCAACTCAAGATGAGTTCCGAGAAGCCCGAAATTTTTTTTCCGTACTCCCCCAGTCCACCCGGGTGATCTGGAACAACGGCCCGAACATCCAGGCCCTGTACGAGACCATGCAGGGGTACGGCCTATTTCCCGGAGAGGACGGCAAAGGGAGAAGCGCATGGATGGCCTATGGGTATATCATCGCGGAGGGAGGAAGCAAGATCATCGCCCTTCACGATTGCGACATCCTGACCTATTCCAGGGAACTCCTGGGACGGCTCATATTCCCGGTCCTCTCCCCCCATCTCGACTTCGAATTCTGCAAGGGATTCTACAGCCGTGTGTCCCATAAAATGAACGGCCGCGTCACGCGCCTATTTGTCACGCCTCTGATCCGTGCCCTGATCAAGACGGTCGGGAGGCTGGACATCCTTCATTATTACGACAGTTTCCGTTATCCTCTCGCTGGAGAGTTCTCTATGCTGACGGATCTGGCCCGTATCAACCGGATCCCCGCCGACTGGGGTCTGGAGGTCGGGGTATTGGCCGAGATCTACCGTAACTGTTCAGTCAAGCGGATCTGTCAGGTCGAACTCTGCGAGAATTATGACCACAAACATCAGGGGCTTTCACCGGCCGACCCTGAAAAGGGCCTCAACAAGATGGCCATCGATATTGCGAAGAATATCTTCAGGACCCTCTCGGGCGAGGGAATTATTTTTACACCGGGCTTCTTCAACACCCTGTGCGCGACCTATCTCCGTATCGCCCAGGATACCATTGCCCGATATCACGGAGACGCCATCATCAATGGGCTGGAGTACGACCGGCACGAGGAGGGGACTGCCGTAGAGGTCTTTACTGAAGCCATCCGGAGGGCCGGCGAGATCATCACTCAGGACCCCCTGGGGCCGCCGCAGATCCCGGCCTGGAACAGGGTCTTTGCTGCTATTCCGGATTTTGCGGAACGAATTCTTGAAGCGGTAAGAACGGACAATCCATAAGACCGGATCAAACAATCCGCCGGTTTTATACATAGAGTAATAAATAAATTCGCATATAGGGCGATAGAACAAAGCAGACCGAGGCGCGACGAAGTCGAGGAGTGAGGCGTACTGATCGTACGCCGCAACGACGAGACGAGGAAGCAACAAAGGTATGCAAAGTTCTGTTGCTCTGTATAACCGGCGTTCTGAAACCAAAGGTATAAACGGTATCAAGAAATGAAGTTTGACACATCACTTCGGCCCTACACGGTCAAGCGGATCGAAGAGATCGACCGGGTTGACATTCTTGTGGGCATTCCCTGCTACAACAACGAAGCTACCATCCAGCATGTAATCCGGATGGTCTCCCACGGCATACGGGACCATTACAGGGACAAAAGAGCCCTGATCATGATAGCCGACGGCGGGTCCACGGACGATACCCGGGAGATGGCCAGGGAGTTCGAGATCCAGCCTTGGCAGGAAAAGATCGTCAGTGTATACCGGGGTCCTGCCGGGAAAGGGACGGCCCTGCGGTCCATCTTCGAGGCCGCGGACCGGCTCGATGCCGCGTCCTGTATGGTGGTGGATTCGGACCTTAGAAGCATCACTGTGGAATGGGTAAAATCCCTCCTGGATCCGGTGCTGAACCACGGCTATGACTTCGTCACTCCCATTTATACACGCTACAAATATGACGGGACCATCACCAACAACATCACCTACAACCTGACCCGAGCCCTGTACGGAAAGCGGATCCGCCAGCCCATCGGCGGGGACTTTGCCTTTTCACCGTCTTGTTTCCGTTACCTGCTGGCCCAGGACGTATGGGATACGGACGTGGCCCGGTTCGGGATCGATATCTGGATCACCACCAGCGCCGTCATCAATCCGTTCAAAATCTGCCAGGCACACCTCGGCGTAAAGATCCATGACGCCAAAGACCCTGCCTCACACCTTGCGGTCATGTTTCTCCAGGTCATCGGGACCCTCTTTTCCCTCATGGAGAAGAATGAACACTACTGGAAGCCAATCAAGGGTTCCACACCCACAGAGATCTTCGGCGCCCCCGGGAACGTCAAGCCCGAACCCATCCACGTGGACAAGGAACTTCTGGTCAGCCGTTTCAAGTCCGGATACCGCAACTTCGGCGTGCTTTACGAAAAGATCTTCACACCCGAATGTTTCCAGATGATCCGCAAGGCTGCCCGTCTTTCACCCAACCGATTCATGTTTGGAACCGACACCTGGGTCCGGACCCTTTATGAACTGGCTTCCACCTATCACAAGTGGGGCCACAACCGGCGCCGTCTCCTGGAACTGGCCATCCCTCTTTACTTCGGCCGCGTAGCCTCTTTTATCAACCGCACCTGGGAAATGGACTCTGAAGAAGCCGAACAGGTGGTCGAGGAGCAGGCCCTGCGGTTCGAGGAGTACAAGGGCTACCTGATCCAGCGATGGGAGGAACCCTTTGAAGAGGACGAGGCAGTCAACCACACGCTCCAAAAAATATAAACCGGCCGGCCCCGGCCCTCGGATCGTGATCTTCACAGACCTGGACGGGACCCTCCTTTCCGCCGAAACCTATGAACCCGGCCCATCCCTGGAAGCGCTCCGGCAGTGCAGGAAACTTCAGATCCCCGTGATCTTTGTCTCCAGCAAGACCCGGGCTGAAATGGAACGGCTCCGCAAGGAATTAGACAACTCCGACCCCTTTGTCTCTGAAAACGGAGGGGGCGTTTTTCTACCCAGGGAGACATGGGAAAAACCGCAGGGATTTGTGGAGGGTGGGAACTACTGGAGTCTTTGGATCGGCGTTCCGCACGCGGCCATCTTGAAGGCCCTCGATGCCGCAGTTAAAAGGTGTTCCGCCCGGATCGAGCGATTCTCGTCCATGAGCATAGACCGGATCATGGAACGGACCGGCCTCTCTCCCGATGAGGCCCGTCTCGCCCGGATGCGGGAATTTGATGAGCCTTTCCTGATTCCCGATCAAAGCGACAAGATCATCACCGGCCTCGAACAGGAAATCCGGAAAGCCGGATTCAATTTAACCCGAGGCGGACGCTTTTATCACGTCATGGGAGGGTGCGACAAGGGGAAGGCCGTGCGCCGGATCATGGATCTCTACAGGGGCCTGAATCCCGACGTCTGCTTTGCTGCGGTCGGAGACGCGGAGAACGACCTTCCCATGCTGCTGGAAGCGGATCTTCCGTTTCTGGTCAGGAAACCCGACGGAGAATATGACAAGGCCGCGGTCTTGAACCGCGTGATTATAACGCAGGGGATCGGGCCGCAAGGCTTTTATGAGGCTGTGAGAAACATCATAACTAATTCTTAAGGATTTGCGGCGGCATGCATCTTGCGAACGCCGTGCAGTAGATCAAAAAATCAGAAGGGGAAAAGCCCGGGACTTCCCCGGACTTTTCCCCCCTCCCAAAAAGGCCTTCTCCCAGGGCTTCTCAGGGTTAGATCCTTCTCTAATTTCTGTTTAGAATTCGCTTTTATTCAAATTTCCCAATAAAAAATTCATTATTCAGGAATTCATCACCCATTAACATATTATCTTCTAATATCTTTCTTTTTCACTTGCGTAAAACACGGACAGATGATAATATGTCAAATAATAATGGTGATCAAGATTATAAAATTGTCAAATTATTTTGTTCTGTTTT
This window harbors:
- a CDS encoding glycosyl transferase, with product MSDFYQTGAVATFHRLGKSDLVSLESKLLEASTTRGVTLVLPSLFSEIKGEALKEILSELSKVEYIREIVVTLGPATQDEFREARNFFSVLPQSTRVIWNNGPNIQALYETMQGYGLFPGEDGKGRSAWMAYGYIIAEGGSKIIALHDCDILTYSRELLGRLIFPVLSPHLDFEFCKGFYSRVSHKMNGRVTRLFVTPLIRALIKTVGRLDILHYYDSFRYPLAGEFSMLTDLARINRIPADWGLEVGVLAEIYRNCSVKRICQVELCENYDHKHQGLSPADPEKGLNKMAIDIAKNIFRTLSGEGIIFTPGFFNTLCATYLRIAQDTIARYHGDAIINGLEYDRHEEGTAVEVFTEAIRRAGEIITQDPLGPPQIPAWNRVFAAIPDFAERILEAVRTDNP
- a CDS encoding 23S rRNA methyltransferase (SAM-dependent;catalyzes the methylation of cytosine at position 1962 of the 23S rRNA) yields the protein MASVILKSGREKALRRRHPWIFSGAIAAVEGSPKSGETVEILAQERTRLARGAYSPRSQITVRVWTFNPDEEITPAFFRERLKRAIAYRRTLTESKDLTAVRLVHSESDGLPGLIVDRYGNFLVCQFMAAGSEYWKQEIVAQIKDLIPCAGIYERSDLDVREKEGLPRSTGVLAGDAPPDLIEIQEGECRFLVDILHGHKTGFYLDQRDNRALAAEYARGREVLNGFAYTGGFGVCALKGGAARVTNVESSSDALTLAMRNVELNGLNAAQVENVAGDVFQVLRQYRDSRREFDLIVLDPPKFAESLSQIERAGRGYKDINLLAFKLLRPNGVLFTFSCSGLLAPDLFQKIVAGAALDAGREAQIIQRLTQAPDHPTLLSFPEGSYLKGLVCRAL
- a CDS encoding molybdopterin-guanine dinucleotide biosynthesis protein B, yielding MIPAVSIVARSGTGKTTFLEKLIPVLTGRGYRVGVVKHAHHRIDIDQSGKDSFRLRKAGADVVIINAPNQMALIRRQRHELPLREVLDYFRDVDLILIEGYKGEDLPRIEIFRTGAGRPEPFFIKGMSPFALVTDGSFPKTPFSVFTMDNVQGVADLIEKEFLM
- a CDS encoding glycosyl transferase family 2; this translates as MEEIDRVDILVGIPCYNNEATIQHVIRMVSHGIRDHYRDKRALIMIADGGSTDDTREMAREFEIQPWQEKIVSVYRGPAGKGTALRSIFEAADRLDAASCMVVDSDLRSITVEWVKSLLDPVLNHGYDFVTPIYTRYKYDGTITNNITYNLTRALYGKRIRQPIGGDFAFSPSCFRYLLAQDVWDTDVARFGIDIWITTSAVINPFKICQAHLGVKIHDAKDPASHLAVMFLQVIGTLFSLMEKNEHYWKPIKGSTPTEIFGAPGNVKPEPIHVDKELLVSRFKSGYRNFGVLYEKIFTPECFQMIRKAARLSPNRFMFGTDTWVRTLYELASTYHKWGHNRRRLLELAIPLYFGRVASFINRTWEMDSEEAEQVVEEQALRFEEYKGYLIQRWEEPFEEDEAVNHTLQKI